In Opitutaceae bacterium TAV5, one genomic interval encodes:
- a CDS encoding glycosyl hydrolase family 39, giving the protein MILPRLLLATAAALLAGLAPALASPLPAPSLRTVVVAGADLAAGLKVDTRQDPAALGGAYVSPREKYQTIARVSLPAEGDTLHVWVHYRGLALQVKTRLGDKTVGFPWSWQRNAKDFAWRLAGSFKRDQLGDSVWLITDPKFTEASGVDALVVTADTDWKPVGVTNAAATPAKPAPPAANPDEPDAANATVQAEVAVIEETSEPGEATVSINWGKTGERVSPLLYSLNGLRRAPDPTWEAGIALMRPPLIRQHSSSLARSWFVETADGKVTWDYAKVRATFEASRPPPGTFRMHNVNIWPASWDADEDGRLDTDRVDDFARLYADLVRFVNIEMKAGIQYWEITNEKDMPYWRKPRKDNTPDVAALARVYNTTAAAIRAVDPTVKIGGPAVCSPLPMGPLVEFARLTRDQLDFFSFHHYATGNNTEPDQVIYEKAFVMADDARNLIRRIDAVMKGKVIEYHLNEFNICYSWRKPEPRMTNHKGAVFDALSLIAYTRVPGLTATNAWGAMDRVYGKMDQRGSLRPGAYVYHYFNRLLSGRPAAVTTSADKAVVPFAVADGHEGRPAFVLVNRTNGEQTVTFTESPAQTGSWQVAVIDAGGPRPAAPAAPFKAPVTLSPHSVNFYWLD; this is encoded by the coding sequence ATGATACTCCCTCGCCTCCTCCTTGCGACGGCGGCCGCCCTGCTCGCCGGCCTCGCCCCCGCTCTCGCCTCCCCGCTGCCCGCCCCCTCACTGCGCACCGTCGTGGTCGCCGGTGCGGACCTTGCCGCCGGCCTCAAGGTCGATACCCGGCAGGACCCCGCCGCGCTCGGTGGCGCCTACGTGTCGCCACGTGAGAAATACCAGACCATCGCCCGCGTCTCGCTGCCCGCCGAAGGCGACACGCTCCACGTGTGGGTGCATTACCGCGGCCTCGCCCTGCAAGTGAAGACCCGCCTGGGCGACAAGACTGTCGGGTTCCCCTGGAGCTGGCAGCGCAACGCCAAGGACTTCGCCTGGCGTCTCGCCGGCTCTTTCAAGCGCGACCAACTCGGCGATTCCGTCTGGCTCATCACCGATCCTAAGTTCACCGAGGCCAGCGGCGTCGATGCCCTCGTCGTCACCGCTGACACCGACTGGAAGCCCGTCGGCGTGACCAATGCCGCGGCCACCCCTGCCAAGCCCGCGCCGCCCGCCGCGAACCCCGACGAGCCCGACGCCGCCAACGCCACCGTGCAGGCGGAGGTCGCCGTGATCGAGGAGACTTCCGAACCCGGCGAAGCCACGGTCTCGATCAACTGGGGCAAGACCGGCGAACGTGTCTCCCCGCTCCTGTATTCGCTCAACGGCCTCCGGCGCGCGCCCGACCCTACTTGGGAAGCCGGTATCGCCCTCATGAGGCCGCCGCTTATCCGCCAGCACAGCTCCTCCCTCGCGCGCTCCTGGTTCGTCGAAACCGCCGACGGCAAGGTCACCTGGGACTACGCGAAAGTGCGTGCCACCTTCGAGGCGAGCCGCCCGCCTCCCGGCACCTTCCGCATGCACAACGTCAACATCTGGCCCGCCTCCTGGGACGCCGACGAGGACGGACGCCTCGACACCGACCGCGTGGACGACTTCGCCCGCCTCTACGCCGACCTCGTCCGTTTCGTGAACATCGAGATGAAGGCCGGCATCCAGTATTGGGAAATCACCAACGAGAAGGACATGCCCTACTGGCGCAAGCCCCGTAAAGACAACACGCCCGACGTTGCCGCCCTTGCCCGCGTTTACAACACGACCGCGGCCGCCATCCGCGCGGTCGATCCCACCGTCAAGATCGGCGGCCCCGCCGTCTGCAGCCCCCTGCCCATGGGACCGCTGGTCGAGTTCGCCCGGCTGACGCGTGACCAGCTCGATTTTTTCTCCTTCCACCACTACGCCACCGGCAACAACACCGAGCCCGATCAGGTCATCTACGAAAAGGCGTTCGTCATGGCCGACGACGCCCGGAACCTCATCCGCCGGATCGACGCCGTGATGAAGGGCAAGGTCATCGAGTATCACCTCAACGAGTTCAACATCTGCTACAGTTGGCGCAAGCCTGAGCCCCGCATGACGAATCACAAGGGCGCGGTCTTCGACGCCCTCTCCCTCATCGCCTACACACGAGTCCCCGGTCTCACCGCCACCAACGCCTGGGGCGCCATGGACCGCGTCTATGGCAAGATGGACCAGCGCGGAAGCCTCCGTCCCGGCGCCTATGTGTATCATTATTTCAACCGGTTGCTCTCCGGCCGCCCCGCCGCCGTCACCACGAGCGCGGACAAGGCCGTGGTGCCCTTCGCCGTGGCCGACGGCCACGAAGGCCGGCCCGCCTTCGTCCTCGTCAACCGCACCAACGGTGAGCAGACGGTCACGTTCACCGAGTCGCCCGCGCAGACCGGCTCCTGGCAGGTCGCCGTCATCGACGCCGGCGGCCCCCGCCCCGCCGCCCCCGCCGCGCCCTTCAAGGCCCCTGTCACGCTCTCCCCGCACAGCGTGAACTTCTACTGGCTGGACTGA
- a CDS encoding prevent-host-death protein encodes MKTTYSVTEAQASLPKLVKQADGEVLTIERRGEVAAYLIGRDRMEAIVETMELLANREFMDTLAKYRAGKLKMKALAAAHV; translated from the coding sequence ATGAAAACCACGTATTCAGTCACAGAAGCGCAGGCCAGCCTCCCGAAACTGGTGAAACAGGCTGACGGGGAGGTCCTGACGATCGAGCGACGGGGAGAGGTGGCTGCTTACCTGATTGGCCGGGACAGGATGGAGGCTATCGTCGAGACGATGGAGCTTCTGGCCAATCGTGAGTTTATGGATACACTGGCGAAGTATCGGGCCGGCAAACTGAAAATGAAGGCGCTTGCCGCTGCTCATGTATAA
- a CDS encoding DNA-binding protein codes for MWIVDTCVVIDVFENDPQFGQASARLLQKLLPQGLAVSPVTMVELSAAFSGDLNEQKQFLDQAGISYAESWTSLDTEAAHQAWNLYVGARRKRQTPRRPVADLLIGGFASNRDGLVTRNPNDFTRWYPSLVVREP; via the coding sequence ATGTGGATTGTGGATACGTGTGTGGTGATCGACGTTTTCGAAAATGATCCGCAATTCGGGCAAGCATCTGCACGCTTGTTGCAAAAACTGTTGCCGCAGGGATTGGCCGTCAGCCCTGTGACCATGGTGGAGCTTTCCGCCGCGTTTTCGGGAGACTTGAACGAACAAAAGCAATTTCTCGATCAAGCAGGTATTTCATATGCGGAATCCTGGACGTCGCTGGATACGGAGGCAGCGCATCAGGCATGGAACCTTTATGTGGGAGCCCGCCGCAAGCGGCAGACGCCCAGGCGTCCCGTGGCCGATCTTCTTATCGGAGGTTTTGCCAGCAATCGTGACGGACTCGTCACCCGGAATCCGAATGACTTCACGCGGTGGTATCCGTCGCTCGTTGTCCGTGAACCATAA
- a CDS encoding sialate O-acetylesterase produces the protein MRITLTLLALLGLGAHLRADVVPAPLFTDNAVLQREKPVPVWGKAAPGEKVTVTFAGQTVATTADASGRWSVTLAALPARHEGSDLVIRGDNTLTLANVVVGEVWIASGQSNMAWNVKKTYDQALSIPASARLPLIRHIKIRRTVAEAPADTVAIEGAAWQVAGPETTGGFTAVGYYFAKDIHEVTGVPVGIIGSNWSGSLIEGWIDSDSLHPSNGAPFRAVHERWAKALADYPEAKARHAAAVAAWKQERDAAKAAGQPFAKRQPRGPRGPGSSSTPSGLYNAMIHPLVPYALRGAIWYQGESNIGRHSEYRELFPAMIAGWRSKFGQGDFPFYWVQLANHGSPAGIHWALLREAQTQTLALPATGQAVILDIGNSRNIHPGNKQDVGRRLARLALNRTYGVAMPDSGPVFAKVERADAGLRVSFTETAGGLIAPLNELYGFELAGEDKVFKPAEARIEGDTVLVTSADVPVPVTVRYAWRDAPVAGLFNREGLPAVPFQRHL, from the coding sequence ATGCGCATTACCCTCACCCTCCTGGCCCTGCTGGGCCTCGGCGCCCACCTGCGCGCCGACGTCGTCCCCGCGCCGTTGTTCACCGACAACGCCGTCCTCCAGCGCGAGAAGCCCGTCCCAGTCTGGGGCAAGGCCGCTCCCGGCGAGAAGGTCACCGTGACCTTCGCCGGCCAGACCGTCGCCACCACCGCCGACGCCTCCGGCCGGTGGAGCGTCACCCTCGCCGCCCTCCCCGCCCGCCACGAGGGCTCCGACCTCGTCATCCGTGGCGACAACACCCTCACCCTCGCCAATGTCGTCGTCGGCGAGGTCTGGATCGCCTCCGGCCAGTCCAACATGGCGTGGAACGTCAAGAAGACCTACGACCAGGCCCTCAGCATCCCCGCCTCGGCCCGACTCCCGCTCATCCGCCACATCAAGATCAGGAGGACCGTCGCCGAGGCTCCCGCCGACACCGTGGCTATCGAGGGGGCCGCCTGGCAGGTCGCCGGCCCCGAGACCACCGGCGGCTTCACCGCCGTCGGCTACTACTTCGCCAAAGACATCCACGAAGTCACCGGCGTCCCCGTAGGGATCATCGGCAGCAACTGGAGCGGTTCCCTCATCGAAGGCTGGATCGACTCCGACTCGCTGCATCCCTCCAACGGCGCCCCCTTCCGGGCCGTCCACGAACGCTGGGCCAAGGCCCTCGCCGACTACCCCGAGGCCAAGGCCAGACACGCCGCCGCCGTCGCCGCATGGAAACAGGAGCGCGACGCCGCCAAAGCCGCCGGCCAGCCCTTCGCCAAGCGCCAGCCCAGGGGCCCAAGGGGCCCTGGCAGCTCCTCCACCCCCTCCGGCCTCTACAACGCCATGATTCACCCGCTCGTCCCCTATGCCCTCCGCGGCGCCATCTGGTATCAGGGCGAGTCCAATATCGGCCGTCACTCCGAATATCGCGAACTCTTCCCCGCCATGATCGCGGGCTGGCGCTCGAAGTTCGGACAAGGCGACTTCCCCTTCTACTGGGTCCAGCTCGCCAACCACGGCAGCCCCGCGGGCATCCATTGGGCGCTCCTCCGCGAGGCGCAGACGCAAACCCTCGCCCTGCCTGCCACCGGCCAGGCCGTCATCCTCGACATCGGCAACAGCCGGAACATCCATCCCGGCAATAAACAGGACGTCGGCCGCCGCCTCGCCCGTCTCGCCCTCAACCGCACCTACGGCGTCGCGATGCCCGACAGCGGTCCCGTCTTCGCCAAGGTCGAACGCGCCGACGCCGGCCTCCGCGTAAGCTTCACCGAGACCGCCGGTGGTCTCATCGCCCCGCTCAACGAACTCTACGGCTTCGAGCTCGCCGGCGAGGACAAGGTCTTCAAGCCCGCCGAGGCCAGGATCGAGGGTGACACGGTCCTCGTCACCAGCGCGGACGTCCCCGTGCCCGTCACCGTGCGCTACGCCTGGCGCGATGCCCCCGTCGCCGGCCTCTTCAACAGGGAGGGACTCCCCGCCGTCCCCTTCCAGCGACACCTGTAA
- a CDS encoding glycosyl hydrolase family 39, translating into MTRFPFPLPRITVVFAGLCLLTSTLRAAAPIPEAPRENTVALFGPAVAEGRNVALREDSAAYTGRHVSPRRNYEILATASLPHGGDVLHVWVRYRGLALQMKARVEGKTVEFPWNWTRNPDRFAWRHVGAFPREQLGEGVLFLCDTKREDNSGIDALVITADAAWAPPGATRPRPQAVATPPVNPDAPDAANATVQATVAVIEESSEPGEAAVAIDWSAIGPRVEPFIYSLNNFRGHSVARMSETTWHDGHAYMGTRLMRLHSSGLVRSWFDEETKDWKYDAVAAALVAGTPPTGAVRMICLNSWPASFDADEDGRLDSDRIDDFARLCADLVRFVNIERRIGILYWEVTNEKDFAYWRKPRNNNQPDVAAFARIYNQAAAAMRAVDPTIRIGGPAACSPLPVEPLVEFARLTHEQLDFFSFHHYATGSNTDSDQTIYEKAIVMASDSGDLIRRINAALRPHTGKILEYHLNEYNICYSWRVPEPRMTNHKGAVFDALSLISYAQVPGLTATNAWNDQDGVYGKMNNQGDLRPAAHVYHYFNRLLQGSRATVSTSDEKTVVPFAIADGSEGRPAFVLVNRTNGEQTVTLTETPVTSGSWRVASIAAEGLLPETAASPFAAPVTLAPHSVNFYWIN; encoded by the coding sequence ATGACCCGTTTTCCATTCCCACTCCCCCGAATCACGGTCGTGTTCGCCGGCCTTTGCCTCCTGACCTCCACCCTGCGCGCCGCCGCGCCGATCCCGGAGGCGCCACGTGAAAACACGGTGGCTCTCTTCGGCCCTGCGGTGGCCGAGGGGCGCAACGTCGCCCTGCGCGAGGACTCCGCGGCCTACACCGGCCGGCATGTCTCGCCGCGCAGGAACTACGAGATCCTCGCCACGGCGTCGCTGCCCCACGGCGGCGACGTGCTGCACGTGTGGGTGCGCTACCGCGGCCTCGCCCTCCAGATGAAGGCGCGGGTGGAGGGCAAGACCGTCGAGTTTCCCTGGAACTGGACCCGCAATCCCGACCGGTTTGCGTGGCGCCACGTCGGCGCCTTCCCGCGCGAGCAGCTCGGCGAGGGCGTGCTGTTTCTCTGCGACACCAAGCGCGAGGACAACAGCGGCATCGACGCGCTGGTGATCACCGCCGACGCCGCCTGGGCGCCGCCCGGGGCGACCAGGCCGCGGCCGCAGGCCGTCGCGACGCCCCCGGTGAACCCCGATGCGCCCGACGCGGCCAACGCCACCGTGCAGGCGACCGTTGCGGTGATCGAGGAATCGTCCGAGCCGGGCGAAGCCGCGGTCGCGATCGACTGGTCCGCCATTGGCCCGCGGGTCGAGCCTTTCATCTATTCGCTCAACAATTTCCGCGGACACAGCGTCGCGCGCATGTCCGAGACCACCTGGCACGACGGCCACGCCTACATGGGCACGCGGCTCATGCGCCTGCACAGCTCCGGTCTGGTCCGCAGCTGGTTCGACGAGGAGACCAAGGACTGGAAATACGACGCCGTCGCCGCCGCGCTCGTCGCCGGCACGCCGCCGACGGGCGCCGTGCGCATGATCTGCCTCAACTCCTGGCCCGCCTCCTTCGACGCCGACGAGGACGGCCGCCTCGACTCCGATCGCATCGACGACTTTGCCCGCCTCTGCGCCGACCTCGTGCGCTTCGTCAACATCGAGCGGCGCATCGGCATCCTCTACTGGGAGGTGACCAACGAGAAGGACTTCGCTTACTGGCGGAAGCCGCGCAACAACAATCAGCCCGACGTCGCCGCGTTCGCCCGCATCTACAACCAGGCCGCGGCCGCCATGCGAGCGGTCGATCCCACGATCAGGATCGGCGGCCCCGCCGCCTGCAGCCCGTTGCCGGTGGAGCCGCTGGTCGAGTTCGCCCGGCTCACCCACGAGCAGCTCGATTTCTTCTCCTTTCACCACTACGCCACCGGCAGCAACACGGACAGCGACCAGACCATCTACGAGAAGGCGATCGTCATGGCCTCCGACTCGGGTGACCTCATCCGCCGGATCAACGCCGCGCTGCGCCCGCACACCGGCAAGATTCTCGAGTATCACCTCAACGAATACAACATCTGCTATAGCTGGCGCGTGCCCGAGCCGCGCATGACGAACCACAAGGGCGCGGTGTTCGACGCGCTTTCGCTCATCTCCTACGCGCAGGTGCCCGGCCTCACCGCGACCAACGCCTGGAACGACCAGGACGGCGTTTACGGCAAGATGAACAACCAGGGCGATCTCCGGCCCGCCGCCCACGTTTACCACTACTTCAACCGCCTGCTGCAAGGCTCCCGCGCCACGGTCTCCACCAGCGACGAGAAGACCGTGGTGCCCTTCGCGATCGCCGACGGCAGCGAGGGCCGGCCCGCCTTCGTCCTCGTCAACCGCACCAACGGCGAGCAGACGGTCACGCTCACCGAGACTCCGGTCACGTCCGGCTCGTGGCGGGTCGCCTCGATCGCCGCCGAGGGGCTTCTTCCCGAGACCGCGGCCTCGCCCTTTGCCGCGCCCGTGACCCTCGCGCCCCACAGCGTCAATTTCTACTGGATCAACTGA
- a CDS encoding LacI family transcriptional regulator encodes MLSPSSPPSPPPTLRQVAAAAGVHHTTLSRALRGHPDVSKARAEELRALAARMGYVPDPMLRALAAYRTGRRPAAFHSVIAWLNPSVKRAEWKQVRTYRNYFESAGQRARELGFQLEEVTLPDIGAGAARVASMLAARNITGLIVGPVPTIGLQLDMIDWSQFSAVRVGESLTVPRLHAITAHHSNGMFTMMQELAARGYRRPGLFMSRHMDERTGRRWSAAFLREQLELPVARNRIPPCLFPSVMANMKELAEWVQKCRPDVVIAIGEEALLPTLRQIGLRVPEDIGLAVLVQPPGEGERLSGLAENNAEVGRAAIDLVVAMMNRQERGVPRYPQTLRIDNQWMDASTLREQSASP; translated from the coding sequence ATGCTTTCGCCATCCTCCCCCCCTTCTCCGCCTCCCACGCTCCGCCAGGTCGCCGCAGCCGCGGGCGTTCACCACACAACGTTGAGTCGTGCCCTGCGCGGACACCCCGATGTGTCGAAAGCCAGGGCGGAAGAATTGAGGGCCCTCGCCGCCCGGATGGGTTACGTCCCCGATCCGATGCTCCGTGCCCTGGCCGCCTATCGTACTGGACGCAGGCCGGCTGCGTTTCACTCCGTCATCGCCTGGCTCAATCCGAGTGTGAAACGGGCGGAATGGAAGCAGGTGCGCACCTACCGGAATTATTTCGAATCGGCAGGGCAGAGAGCTCGCGAGCTGGGATTCCAACTGGAGGAAGTCACATTGCCGGACATCGGCGCGGGCGCAGCCCGTGTGGCTTCCATGCTCGCCGCCCGCAACATCACCGGCCTGATCGTCGGTCCAGTACCCACAATAGGACTACAACTCGACATGATCGACTGGAGTCAGTTCTCCGCTGTGCGCGTGGGTGAATCGCTCACCGTGCCGCGTCTGCATGCCATCACGGCGCATCACTCCAACGGTATGTTCACCATGATGCAGGAACTGGCCGCGCGCGGTTATCGAAGACCGGGGTTATTCATGTCGCGTCACATGGATGAACGCACCGGACGCCGCTGGTCGGCCGCGTTTTTGAGGGAACAACTCGAGTTGCCCGTGGCAAGAAACCGTATTCCGCCATGCCTTTTCCCGAGCGTGATGGCCAACATGAAGGAGTTGGCGGAGTGGGTGCAGAAATGTCGACCCGACGTGGTGATCGCCATTGGTGAAGAGGCTCTGCTGCCGACCTTGCGGCAGATCGGGTTGCGCGTGCCGGAAGACATCGGGCTGGCCGTGCTGGTGCAACCGCCGGGCGAAGGCGAACGCCTCAGCGGACTGGCTGAAAACAACGCCGAGGTAGGGCGCGCCGCCATTGATCTGGTTGTGGCCATGATGAACCGGCAGGAACGCGGCGTGCCCCGATATCCGCAGACGCTGCGCATCGACAATCAATGGATGGATGCAAGCACGCTGCGGGAGCAGTCAGCATCTCCGTAG
- a CDS encoding AbrB family transcriptional regulator produces the protein MPITATLTERGQISIPASLRRTMRLRPGQQLQWEQISPTEFRVIVARANPPGPLSVLGYARRLEGRSKPRRTQDWMRELRAGEKGV, from the coding sequence ATGCCGATCACCGCCACCCTGACCGAACGCGGTCAAATATCCATTCCGGCCTCCCTTCGACGGACCATGCGCCTGCGGCCCGGGCAACAACTGCAATGGGAGCAGATTTCTCCCACTGAATTTCGGGTGATTGTCGCCCGGGCAAATCCACCCGGTCCCCTGTCTGTCCTGGGCTATGCGCGCAGGCTGGAAGGCAGGAGCAAACCCCGCCGCACGCAGGACTGGATGCGTGAACTGCGCGCAGGGGAGAAGGGCGTCTGA
- a CDS encoding N-terminal cleavage protein, protein MNFPRKKTVCLLRPSSPRNVHPGVSGFTLIELLTVITIIGILAAILVPTVSRVRQSARAAQCLSNLRQIGLAAVLCAEDEKGLLPWGTNSSYSAYWHLYLNKYLAGYGSNSKPGVGIFLCPSVPPPKDATIVGRSSYIANSLLMPQEKPTAARKKVADIRAPSQAVIVTDGTVNSNNVSDWGFYNDKAHGPIKSGNALDDPIPDQTADGAARIAWRHNGKTHVAFADGHARSMAVGELKYRHVQRTTE, encoded by the coding sequence ATGAACTTTCCCCGCAAAAAAACCGTCTGCCTTCTGCGTCCTTCTTCCCCCCGTAATGTCCATCCGGGGGTATCCGGATTCACCCTGATCGAGTTGCTTACCGTCATCACCATCATCGGCATCCTGGCGGCGATCCTCGTGCCCACCGTCAGCAGGGTTCGCCAGTCGGCGCGGGCGGCGCAGTGCCTGAGCAATCTGCGCCAGATCGGCTTGGCGGCTGTGCTCTGCGCCGAAGACGAAAAGGGATTGCTGCCTTGGGGCACCAACAGCAGCTACAGCGCCTATTGGCATCTGTATCTCAACAAATACCTCGCGGGCTATGGCAGCAACAGCAAGCCGGGGGTTGGCATCTTCCTTTGCCCGTCGGTTCCTCCGCCCAAGGACGCCACTATCGTCGGACGCAGCAGCTATATCGCAAACTCCCTGCTCATGCCGCAGGAAAAACCAACCGCAGCCCGCAAAAAAGTCGCCGACATCCGCGCCCCTTCGCAGGCCGTTATCGTGACGGACGGCACGGTCAACAGCAACAACGTCAGCGATTGGGGATTTTACAACGACAAGGCTCATGGTCCCATCAAATCCGGCAACGCACTGGATGACCCGATTCCCGATCAGACGGCGGATGGTGCCGCACGCATTGCATGGCGCCATAACGGCAAAACGCATGTCGCTTTTGCTGACGGGCACGCCAGGTCCATGGCGGTCGGCGAATTGAAATACAGGCACGTTCAGAGAACGACGGAGTAA
- a CDS encoding anchor protein, whose translation MKTLHFLSPLFASLCLALLPAARAQNTLVWTGSVDGNWSEAANWTGTGAPPGTAATDIARFDADVANDEISIGTATTIDNLEFVAGAGRYTFSGEALTLNRISTSGATISNSSGNLQTFSTRVNFAGSAMLDVSAGSSLTFASTIGKTVATGGNFTVTGGGVVNFTGSFSSFTLFQNLIASGGATINYDTTNQNGVNNYQANGGRINLHRATGTSGISLQLIGDGSEIYLSEAGLTVGAASLQFRGDGAAGKTLTFGADFSGTGTATYSGVVRFNQTGAGASNTYRLQAAAGNTLALSGTIVDNIASASGTKVLIAGDGIVRFSGSGPNTSVTPIEIDGTLVLAKTAGTDAIGGGSVTVNTTGTLHLAASNQIADATTLSFAGGLFEVGEFTEALGALTVGAEGGTIDFAGQAGALTFASLSSITGILTVTGWSDDASILFTDGSGWDATALSRVVFAGHGAALFNSATGELYAAAIPEPAATAALAASLAFALGLVLRRRTR comes from the coding sequence ATGAAAACACTACATTTCCTCAGCCCTCTGTTTGCCAGTTTGTGTCTCGCCCTGCTGCCTGCTGCCCGCGCGCAGAACACGCTTGTCTGGACCGGTTCCGTCGACGGCAACTGGTCCGAAGCCGCCAACTGGACAGGCACCGGTGCGCCTCCGGGCACGGCGGCCACCGACATCGCCCGCTTCGACGCCGACGTGGCCAACGACGAAATTTCCATCGGCACGGCCACCACCATCGACAACCTGGAGTTCGTCGCGGGAGCGGGCCGTTATACCTTCTCCGGCGAGGCACTCACGCTAAACAGGATCAGCACTAGCGGCGCGACGATTTCCAACTCGTCGGGGAACCTCCAGACCTTTTCCACGAGAGTGAATTTTGCCGGCTCCGCCATGCTCGATGTGAGTGCCGGCAGTTCGCTCACGTTTGCATCCACCATTGGCAAGACCGTCGCGACCGGCGGCAACTTCACCGTCACAGGCGGCGGCGTCGTCAACTTTACCGGCTCGTTCAGCAGCTTCACTTTGTTCCAAAACCTGATCGCGTCAGGGGGAGCTACGATTAACTACGATACGACGAACCAGAACGGCGTTAACAACTATCAAGCCAACGGCGGCCGGATCAATCTCCATCGCGCCACGGGGACATCGGGCATCTCGCTCCAGCTTATTGGTGATGGCAGCGAGATCTACCTGTCGGAAGCCGGACTCACCGTGGGCGCCGCCTCCCTCCAGTTTCGCGGCGACGGGGCAGCCGGCAAGACCCTGACTTTCGGCGCGGATTTTTCAGGCACGGGCACCGCGACCTATAGCGGCGTGGTTCGCTTCAACCAAACCGGAGCAGGAGCCAGCAACACCTACCGCCTCCAGGCCGCTGCCGGCAATACCCTCGCGCTCAGCGGAACCATCGTCGACAACATCGCCTCCGCCAGCGGCACCAAGGTGCTGATCGCCGGCGACGGCATCGTCCGCTTCTCCGGCTCCGGACCCAACACCAGCGTGACTCCCATCGAGATCGACGGCACACTCGTGCTCGCCAAGACCGCGGGTACCGACGCCATCGGCGGCGGCTCCGTCACCGTCAACACGACCGGCACCCTCCACCTCGCCGCCTCCAACCAGATTGCCGACGCCACCACCCTGTCCTTCGCGGGCGGCCTGTTCGAGGTCGGTGAATTCACCGAGGCGCTCGGCGCGCTCACCGTCGGCGCGGAAGGCGGCACGATCGACTTTGCCGGGCAGGCCGGCGCGCTCACCTTCGCCAGCCTCTCCTCCATCACCGGCATACTCACCGTCACCGGTTGGAGCGACGACGCCTCCATCCTTTTCACCGACGGCTCCGGCTGGGACGCCACCGCCCTCTCCCGCGTGGTCTTCGCCGGCCACGGTGCCGCCCTGTTCAACAGCGCCACCGGCGAACTCTACGCCGCCGCCATCCCGGAGCCCGCCGCCACCGCGGCCCTTGCGGCTTCTCTGGCGTTTGCCCTCGGCCTTGTCCTCCGCCGCCGCACGCGCTAA
- a CDS encoding esterase — MKNVFIFRLLTILVMSTSQAQVAHDMQAASSPVPPSGEIRVLPDVDYLGSDRAEKLDLYLPAGPVPEGGFPAVVFIHGGGFGAGSKDRVGTMANCLRLARDGVAAASIDYTLAAPQKPSWPLVIHDCKNAVRFMRVHAARHNINPGRISVMGGSAGGQLALLVAFTAGDKELEPESPWPGVPDHVRAVVNLYGGTNFATRRKTSANGEPTDVPFYATGSGLVGGKTPASNPALWAQASPVTHVRPGLPPVLTIHGKRDRAVDYHQATELADALNKAGVPNKLILLPGVGHGITFDGWQAKPMRMEKPVEVPDGINLWDEIVRFLKQ, encoded by the coding sequence ATGAAGAATGTATTTATTTTCCGGTTACTGACGATTCTTGTGATGAGCACCTCGCAGGCGCAAGTGGCACATGACATGCAAGCCGCGTCTTCCCCGGTTCCCCCGTCCGGGGAGATCCGTGTCCTGCCCGACGTGGATTATCTGGGCTCGGATCGTGCCGAAAAACTTGATCTCTATTTGCCCGCCGGCCCCGTCCCCGAGGGCGGCTTTCCCGCCGTGGTGTTCATTCACGGTGGAGGATTTGGCGCAGGCTCCAAAGACAGGGTTGGAACCATGGCTAATTGCCTGCGACTGGCCCGGGACGGCGTTGCTGCAGCCTCCATCGACTACACGCTGGCCGCTCCCCAAAAACCTTCCTGGCCTTTGGTCATACACGATTGCAAAAACGCCGTTCGGTTCATGCGTGTCCATGCCGCCCGCCACAACATCAACCCGGGTCGTATCTCGGTGATGGGAGGCTCGGCTGGAGGTCAACTCGCCCTTCTCGTCGCCTTTACCGCGGGCGACAAGGAACTGGAGCCGGAGTCCCCTTGGCCTGGCGTCCCCGACCACGTCCGCGCTGTCGTCAACCTTTATGGTGGAACGAACTTCGCCACCCGCCGCAAGACGAGCGCCAACGGCGAGCCCACGGACGTTCCCTTTTATGCGACCGGATCGGGTCTGGTGGGCGGAAAAACCCCTGCAAGCAATCCCGCCCTCTGGGCGCAGGCCTCGCCCGTGACGCATGTTCGCCCCGGATTGCCTCCCGTCCTGACCATCCACGGCAAACGCGACCGCGCAGTTGATTATCATCAGGCGACGGAACTCGCCGACGCGCTCAACAAGGCCGGAGTGCCGAACAAACTCATCCTGCTGCCTGGCGTGGGGCACGGCATCACTTTCGATGGCTGGCAGGCGAAACCGATGCGGATGGAGAAACCGGTTGAGGTGCCCGATGGCATCAATCTTTGGGACGAGATTGTCCGCTTTCTGAAACAGTGA